CACGAGTGGAGAAATCCCAGAAGTCGCGGTCACCATAATCATAGCTTGCCCCGCAAACGCTGAACCAACCGAATGCAATCAGAATCAAGTAAACACAGATTGTTACCCAATCCAGTGATTTCCATATACTATCTCTCCTCGTCACCATACATTATCACACGATTACTCATTTCTTCCGCTCTTTCCTCACTGGCAGGCGAAAGTTTTCCATTCAAATACTGTTCCATCATTAAAGCACCATAAGGTACTCCGTAGGTTGCCCCCCAACCACCATTCTCCACATAAACAGCAATAGCGATCTTCGGCTTGTCCATTGGGGCAAAACCTATAAATGCAGAGTGGTCATGTCCGCGATTCTGTGCCGTACCCGTCTTCCCACAGACTTCTACCCCCGGCAGGATCGCCCCGGCTATACGGCAAGTAGCACTTCCGGTAACTCCCGTAACGGCAGCCCGCATACCTTCTACAATTTCTTCATAATAAGAGCGGTCAATAGAAGTGTAACGACGTTCCCGGTAGGTACTATCCAATTCTGCATCCTGAATATCCTTCACGATATGCGGAGTCACAAAATAACCACGATTGGCAATGGTAGCTGCTAAATTTGCCATTTGCAAAGGTGTACTTAAAACTTCACCCTGACCGATAGAAATACTGATTACCGTCAATCCATTCCATGATCCACGATAGGCCTTATCATAAACACCTGCATTTGGAATAAATCCGCGTTTCTCACCCGGCAAATCCGTTCCCAGCTTATAACCAAATCCTTGAGAAACCATGTGATCTTTCCATACAGTAAGTGCATTCTGCGGCGAACCGTATTTCTTATCACCAAACATGCGATAAAGCCCCCAACAGAAATAAGCATTACACGAAGTGGCAATTGCCGGTATCAACGGAAGTGGAGATCCATGTCCGTGACATCCCACACGCAGGCCTCCATAAATAAATCCATGAGAACAGGGAAACGATGTGGACGGCTGTATGATACCTTCTTGTAAGAATGTCAGCGCCTGGGCTGTTTTGAAAGTAGATCCCGGAGGATAAACACCCATAATCGCACGGTTCAACAACGGCTTCTGTTTATCTTTCTGCAACATATTATGGTTTTTCCCACGCTGACGTCCGATCATCAGATGCGGATCAAAATTAGGTGCCGATACCAGACATAAAATCTCCCCCGTTTCCGGCTCAATAGCCACAATAGCACCGATTTTATTCTTCATCAGACGCTCACCCAACATCTGCAAATCAATATCCAATCCCAATTTCAGGTTCTTTCCCGGTATCGATGGCCGATCCAGTTTACCATCCATATAATGCCCCTGAATACGCCCGTGCGCATCACGAAGCAAAACCTCTACCCCCTTTTCACCACGCAGGTATTTCTCATAAGACTTCTCTATACCTTGCTTACCTACATAATCACCACGGATATAATAATCATCAGCCTCAATATCTCTCATTGAAACTTCACCGATATCCCCCAAAGCATGCCCGGCAGCATTATAGGTATATTGCCGGATAGTACGCCTCTGAATATAAAAACCCGGAAATTTGAAAAGCTTTTCCTGGAATACACCGCACTCTTCCGCTGAGAGTTGCGTCATAAACACTTGATGCGTATATCTGGAATAACCGGGATTCATCCAACGGTTCTTCACATCTTTCATTCGCTTCAGCAACTGCTCTTTCGTAATATTCAGTGTGCGGCAAAAATCGAGAGTATCCAGTTCCGTCACCTCTCGCGGCACGAATGTGATGTCATAAGCAGGTTGATTGAACACCAGCAACTTTCCATTACGGTCATAAATCGCACCGCGTGAAGGATACTGGATTTTATTGAGGAAAGCGTTACTATCTGCGTTCTTCTTGTAAGTATCAGTCATGATCTGCAACACAAAAAGACGCATGATATAAATGATAACAATCACAATTGCTACCCCACCTATCACTAATTTCCGCTTTTCGAGTGTATAATCTTTTGCCATCTTACTTCTTCTTCACTCCTTCTATAGCCATGATACAGGTTACAGTCAGCAACGCACTTGCCACAATTCTCAGCAGCAACGTTCCGATATGGGCGAACGAAAAGAACTCTATGGTAAGTAATATTGCATGATGAATAAAAACGCTAACAATCAAATACTTCAGGAAAGGAACAATCCCCATCGACTTAACCGAAGGAACTATATTTTCAAGCGTATCCCGCGGTACAAACAGACGTAGGAAAGTAGGGCGTAAGAAAGCCAGAGCCACCGTAGCCGCAGCATTCATACCCGGTGTATCCGAGAAGATATCCACCGTCAATCCCAGGAAAAACGCCCACAGCATCAAAGCATTCCGCGGCGTTTCCGACTCGAATTTCAGTATGAGATAGATATATAGAAAAGGAGTGGCATATCCGGCAATATGCACATTATTCAATATCAGTACCTGCAATAGTACCAAACCGATAAACCAACCTATTTTATGCAGATAATTGAGAACCAATTTGATTTACAATTTTACAATTTACGATTTACGATTGAGGTTACTCCCCTATCATTTATCACTCCTATCACCTTATCACTCTATCACTTCTCCTCTTCCTTCTCCAGCGCTTTCTGCTCCTCTTGTCCGGTACGGGCAATTACCCGCACATTGCTCACCTTACCGAAATCCGTAGCCAGTTTTATCTTCAACAGATAAGAGAGACCGTCGTGAGAATCGGACATATCATCCACCGTTCCCACCATGACTCCTGCCGGAAATACTGTGGAATAGCCGCTTGTCACCACCGTATCACCCAAGTTGAACTCTGCATGGCGAGGTAAATCCTTCAGATATGCAAAGCGAGAATCTCCATATTCCCACTTCAAATAGCCAAAATACTCGCTGCCTACAATCTTACAACTGATGCTCGATTTACTGTTCAGCAACGGAATAACGGTAGAGTAATGCGGAGAAGTTTTATAGACAATGCCCACTACTCCATTAGCATCTACCACGCCCATTTCCGGACGGATACCTGCAGACGAGCCTTCATCAAGTGTAATATAGTTATCCACCCGGTTCAAACTGTTTTTGATGACATTCGCCTTGAATATTTGGTATTCTTCC
The nucleotide sequence above comes from Bacteroides intestinalis DSM 17393. Encoded proteins:
- the mrdA gene encoding penicillin-binding protein 2, producing MAKDYTLEKRKLVIGGVAIVIVIIYIMRLFVLQIMTDTYKKNADSNAFLNKIQYPSRGAIYDRNGKLLVFNQPAYDITFVPREVTELDTLDFCRTLNITKEQLLKRMKDVKNRWMNPGYSRYTHQVFMTQLSAEECGVFQEKLFKFPGFYIQRRTIRQYTYNAAGHALGDIGEVSMRDIEADDYYIRGDYVGKQGIEKSYEKYLRGEKGVEVLLRDAHGRIQGHYMDGKLDRPSIPGKNLKLGLDIDLQMLGERLMKNKIGAIVAIEPETGEILCLVSAPNFDPHLMIGRQRGKNHNMLQKDKQKPLLNRAIMGVYPPGSTFKTAQALTFLQEGIIQPSTSFPCSHGFIYGGLRVGCHGHGSPLPLIPAIATSCNAYFCWGLYRMFGDKKYGSPQNALTVWKDHMVSQGFGYKLGTDLPGEKRGFIPNAGVYDKAYRGSWNGLTVISISIGQGEVLSTPLQMANLAATIANRGYFVTPHIVKDIQDAELDSTYRERRYTSIDRSYYEEIVEGMRAAVTGVTGSATCRIAGAILPGVEVCGKTGTAQNRGHDHSAFIGFAPMDKPKIAIAVYVENGGWGATYGVPYGALMMEQYLNGKLSPASEERAEEMSNRVIMYGDEER
- the mreD gene encoding rod shape-determining protein MreD; translated protein: MVLNYLHKIGWFIGLVLLQVLILNNVHIAGYATPFLYIYLILKFESETPRNALMLWAFFLGLTVDIFSDTPGMNAAATVALAFLRPTFLRLFVPRDTLENIVPSVKSMGIVPFLKYLIVSVFIHHAILLTIEFFSFAHIGTLLLRIVASALLTVTCIMAIEGVKKK
- the mreC gene encoding rod shape-determining protein MreC, whose protein sequence is MRNLLNFLIKYNYWFLFLLLEAASFVLLFRFNYYQQSVFFTSANSVAGKVYDVSGTITSYFHLKSVNEDLLDRNMWLEQRVAFLEKTLNNKGMDSVRLYSLERLEPEEYQIFKANVIKNSLNRVDNYITLDEGSSAGIRPEMGVVDANGVVGIVYKTSPHYSTVIPLLNSKSSISCKIVGSEYFGYLKWEYGDSRFAYLKDLPRHAEFNLGDTVVTSGYSTVFPAGVMVGTVDDMSDSHDGLSYLLKIKLATDFGKVSNVRVIARTGQEEQKALEKEEEK